Proteins encoded together in one Lepus europaeus isolate LE1 chromosome 13, mLepTim1.pri, whole genome shotgun sequence window:
- the RAD51AP2 gene encoding RAD51-associated protein 2 — MSFAHRTPRPAPLRRPANLSPPLEDACFQPPSRKRLRLEEAGGVPEAGWRLPWVPRLSEVEKAWELSPRPFKALLFLTNAIFDDATDSRVEKAVNEKQLGRQGCPRGEFPMDSCGQALPSGSSGCGLGAPGGVESGPSGTERVGERLRVKAQAEIGHLVPRAQLEAGKRHLVQEGDDVPRGKGYRRQAENPFLDVTFFRETKSSSQEIRNRCNVDSVMSSNIKENNVSSSILKISKSPNQPSLEIAKPSYFRDRSTMRIPNFPSDLNSKMSFIYLKEIAEKKNDKSEAYVRDFTNIYWSQNRPAVKKQKLQDDAKSVDMKKIFSECYESNHQSLSNQNNFERKKDLIGLNYYNHSSTKCDVRHCKKNFTIILENANWEEAKTHLGSYFLSNLEVTQSWDCITRHILKVNGKNLEIINNHRIKCENMKRSREKFNLLQLFKMSLLSKEGYHNTIVMNVFEKQAKPFMIRILGSQKTLLKALWLYCKGENNMLELRCCTIQKYFHVSHIFRSVITEILNFHKNISGNQKDNRILTWYNILKYKKQAVVQNLITRNTNAVIKRSILNIYLQTIFELLRITMKASRTSLVNNFDYLTRLENDPELEKGCLLKCKPYLNYLKIMIVERHTVYPIKILTFSRQLEEVRKPTIKKRKLFTTEQAIDRSKEKNSNSFSTANNMCFPIFEMYEKNPLKDFDDMKGISLAKEISYKNINVANLAPCSSSTVTTHIKSDSQYIQNNHGCVSEKYYDINMHNQVLDSERKWKQKEINMFSSKCIFEDFFNVRRWAVPARHSSMQSAETNDVNANQVLNFGKLLSEKEGKNYDSVLEEEVKVRVQGLTNSFQVHKDVNIEKEGKDSSFPIDSMLSMQTVLLMGTKVDVEKMKPVQNNTIDRNEYDNILEESELTTNHFHLKNNSTLCMNHQFETDSSEANKECFQNLTAKCLSTESLTMVKDFEMKSKFDLVLEELHMFHEISKENEVLSHVETNSEQENYFGESTGVEEVKMEMEKDLKTVAVKKTCTSSLCDTIAGPKVYKRHQNLFKWKMIPSNTEQEAPHGCWYPRTSEEGSLSSTSEEGCEKPLRTFSPGECKEEKLNCLSSEGSHFSQGLSRVQPLMTCSRPIRIGLSRKAKPKQLHPYLK; from the exons ATGTCGTTCGCGCACCGCACGCCGCGGCCCGCCCCGCTCAGGCGGCCTGCCAATCTTTCACCGCCTCTTGAAGACGCCTGTTTTCAACCACCCAGCCGCAAGCGGCTCCGTCTGGAGGAGGCGGGTGGTGTCCCTGAGGCGGGGTGGCGGCTGCCATGGGTGCCTCGCTTGTCTGAGGTGGAGAAAGCCTGGGAGTTGTCGCCCAGACCCTTCAAGGCGCTCCTCTTTTTAACGAATGCCATTTTTGACGACGCCACAGATTCTCGTGTGGAGAAAGCCGTCAACGAGAAGCAGCTAGGTCGTCAGGGATGCCCACGCGGCGAGTTTCCCATGGACAGCTGTGGGCAGGCTCTCCCCTCAGGAAGTTCAGGCTGTGGGCTGGGGGCTCCAGGAGGGGTCGAGTCAGGACCCTCCGGCACAGAGCGGGTGGGAGAGCGCCTCAGGGTCAAAGCCCAAGCAGAAATCGGCCACCTTGTGCCCCGCGCACAACTTGAGGCGGGAAAACGGCATTTAGTCCAAGAGGGAGACGATGTCCCGAGAGGCAAGGGTTACAGAAGGCAGGCAGAAAATCCCTTTTTGGATGTTACCTTTTTCAGGGAAACTAAATCATCGTCTCAAGAAATTAGGAACAGATGTAATGTTGACAGTGTTATGTcatcaaatataaaagaaaataacgtTTCATCATCTAtactaaaaatatcaaaatcccCAAACCAGCCCAGCTTGGAAATTGCTAAACCAAGTTATTTTAGAGATCGTAGCACAATGAGAATCCCTAATTTTCCATCTGATTTAAATAGCAAAATGTCCTTTATCTATTTAAAGGAAAtagcagagaaaaagaatgacAAATCTGAGGCATATGTTAGGGATTTCACAAACATTTACTGGTCCCAAAATAGACCTGCTGTTAAGAAGCAAAAGTTACAAGATGATGCAAAAAGTGtggatatgaaaaaaattttttctgagTGTTATGAAAGTAATCACCAGTCACTCAGcaaccaaaataattttgaaagaaaaaaagatttgatcGGCTTAAACTACTATAATCACAGTAGTACCAAGTGTGATGTAAGACACTGTAAAAAGAATTTCACTATAATACTAGAAAATGCTAATTGGGAAGAAGCAAAAACACACCTGGGTAGTTACTTCCTTAGCAACTTGGAAGTAACTCAAAGCTGGGACTGTATCACTAGACATATTTTGAAAGTAAATGGGAAAAATTTAGAGATTATAAATAATCATAGGATTAAGtgtgaaaatatgaaaagatctagagaaaaatttaatttactacaattatttaaaatgagtCTGTTAAGCAAGGAAGGGTATCACAATACGATAGTCATGAATGTGTTTGAAAAACAAGCAAAGCCTTTCATGATAAGAATACTGGGTAGCCAGAAAACTTTACTAAAAGCTCTTTGGTTATATTGTAAAGGAGAAAATAATATGCTAGAGTTGAGATGTTGTACTATACAGAAATACTTTCATGTAAGCCACATTTTTCGAAGTGTTATtacagaaattcttaattttcataaaaatatttcaggaaatcAAAAAGATAATAGAATTTTGACCTGGtataacattttgaagtacaaaaAGCAAGCTGTTGTTCAAAATCTAATAACCAGGAACACGAATGCCGTTATAAAGAGGAGCATTTTAAACATATACTTACAAACCATTTTTGAACTTTTAAGAATCACTATGAAAGCCAGTAGAACTTCTTTGGTTAATAACTTCGACTATTTAACAAGACTTGAAAATGACCCTGAATTAGAAAAGGGATGCCTTCTCAAATGCAAACCGTATTTGAATTATCTCAAAATTATGATAGTGGAAAGGCATACTGTATATCCAATAAAGATTTTAACTTTTTCAAGACAATTAGAAGAGGTTAGGAAACCtaccataaagaaaagaaagttatttACAACTGAACAAGCTATTGATAGGTCTAAGGAAAAAAACAGTAATTCTTTTAGCACAGctaataatatgtgttttccaatttttgaaatgtatgaaaaaaatcCTCTAAAGGACTTTGATGACATGAAAGGGATTTCTTTGGCAAAAGAGATTAGTTATAAGAACATAAATGTGGCAAATTTGGCTCCCTGTAGTTCTAGTACAGTTACAACACATATAAAGTCTGATTCACAATATATACAGAACAACCATGGGTGTGTAAGTGAAAAATATTATGACATAAATATGCACAACCAagtgttagacagtgaaagaaaatggaaacaaaaagagATCAATATGTTTAGTTCTAAGTGCATATTTGAAGATTTCTTCAATGTTAGACGATGGGCTGTACCAGCAAGGCACAGCTCAATGCAAAGTGCGGAGACGAATGATGTGAATGCAAATCAGGTGCTAAATTTTGGGAAATTGCTaagtgaaaaagaaggaaaaaattatgACTCAGTTTTAGAAGAGGAAGTAAAAGTCAGAGTACAAGGTTTAACAAACAGTTTCCAAGTTCATAAAGATGTTAatatagaaaaagaaggaaaagatagtAGCTTTCCAATTGATAGCATGCTCTCTATGCAGACAGTTTTATTAATGGGTACAAAAGtagatgtagaaaaaatgaaaCCTGTTCAAAATAATACAATTGACAGAAATGAATATGATAATATTTTGGAAGAAAGTGAGTTAACTACAAATCATTTTCATCTGAAAAACAACTCCACATTATGTATGAATCATCAGTTTGAAACTGATTCCAGTGAAGCGAACAAAGAATGTTTTCAGAACTTAACTGCTAAGTGTTTGTCAACAGAATCTCTGACAATGGTAAAAGATTTTGAGATGAAGAGTAAATTCGATTTGGTTCTTGAAGAACTTCATATGTTTCATGAAATTAGTAAGGAAAATGAAGTTCTAAGCCATGTTGAAACAAACAGTGAACAAGAAAATTACTTTGGAGAAAGTACTGGTGTTGAGGAGGTAAAAATGGAGATGGAAAAAGATTTGAAAACAGTGGCAGTCAAGAAAACATGCACATCTTCGCTCTGTGATACCATAGCAGGGCCTAAAGTGTATAAAAGAcaccaaaatttatttaaatggaaaatgATACCTTCTAACACAGAACAGGAAGCTCCTCATGGGTGTTGGTATCCAAGAACATCAGAGGAAGGATCTCTTTCTTCTACTTCTGAGGAAG gttgtGAAAAACCTTTACGTACCTTTTCCCCTGGTGAATGTAAAGAGGAAAAATTGAATTGCTTATCAAGTGAAG